From Aedes albopictus strain Foshan chromosome 1, AalbF5, whole genome shotgun sequence, one genomic window encodes:
- the LOC134286284 gene encoding uncharacterized protein LOC134286284 produces the protein MPTLQLHQYEETYKTLTIVCALKQLTVRDRERNEYGPTLSEILLFRMPLYLDTGQKLGKIRSAQNWINNIEAILTLFCAKKIDLLVAVRHDLGSSLLSYVFVEGQNAMINSLVSNVPFPNLAKLSILRGFFTYTSAKQFCDQQELQTMTSTILTTEYASEGCITKHLSNASSSAIPTALEQDKSSTSSKFSRNTNHFLLVSCWDFSVRSHDVVNNVLRQKYYHDAPFLDCPFYYSVHTVSAGLDNLVELSDLNEYAESFVGSHDAGVVMATSERKDLSSYLPSIGQHLTQREFTLKLQIHAIRCSPNVKRYMISWTEGRVAGVYLDVEVQKKKVAFKCHRSKENNIELICTVNAVSFNNVYNTFDTGGSDWYGNDLGGQASSRDSQLVCATSNQGVCSHVPRRQIRTQCYPEKLEEEK, from the coding sequence ATGCCCACACTTCAACTACATCAGTACGAAGAAACGTACAAAACCCTCACCATAGTGTGCGCTTTAAAGCAACTCACGGTTAGAGATCGAGAGCGAAACGAGTATGGACCAACGTTGAGTGAGATACTATTGTTTCGTATGCCTTTGTACCTGGACACAGGTCAGAAGTTAGGAAAAATACGAAGCGCTCAGAATTGGATAAACAACATCGAGGCAATACTCACTCTGTTTTGTGCAAAAAAGATCGACCTCTTGGTAGCTGTGAGACACGATCTCGGAAGCAGTTTGTTGTCGTACGTTTTCGTCGAAGGTCAGAACGCGATGATCAATAGTTTGGTATCGAACGTACCTTTTCCGAACCTCGCCAAGTTGTCGATATTACGTGGATTTTTCACATACACGTCCGCGAAGCAGTTTTGTGATCAACAAGAACTCCAGACCATGACTTCAACGATATTGACTACAGAGTATGCATCAGAAGGCTGCATCACAAAACATTTGTCAAACGCATCTAGCAGTGCAATCCCTACTGCACTTGAGCAGGATAAATCATCGACATCGTCAAAATTTTCCCGCAACACCAATCATTTCTTGCTGGTGTCCTGCTGGGACTTTAGCGTCCGGTCGCACGACGTTGTAAACAACGTCCTGCGCCAGAAGTACTATCACGACGCGCCGTTTTTGGATTGCCCTTTTTACTATTCGGTCCATACGGTCAGCGCCGGTTTGGACAACCTAGTTGAACTGTCCGATTTGAACGAATACGCCGAGAGCTTTGTCGGAAGTCACGACGCTGGAGTGGTGATGGCTACATCGGAGCGGAAGGATCTGAGCTCGTATTTACCCAGCATAGGTCAGCATCTAACCCAGAGGGAATTCACGCTCAAGCTCCAGATCCATGCTATCCGGTGCTCCCCGAATGTGAAGCGGTACATGATAAGTTGGACCGAGGGTCGGGTGGCTGGGGTGTATCTCGACGTGGAAGTGCAAAAGAAGAAAGTCGCCTTCAAGTGCCACCGCTCTAAGGAGAACAACATCGAGCTGATCTGCACAGTCAATGCGGTCAGTTTCAACAACGTATACAACACATTCGATACCGGTGGTTCCGATTGGTATGGAAACGATCTTGGAGGACAAGCATCGTCTAGAGATTCCCAACTGGTTTGCGCTACCTCGAACCAAGGAGTTTGCTCTCACGTCCCACGGAGACAGATTCGAACACAATGCTATCCTGAAAAGCTTGAAGAAGAGAAGTAA